The following proteins are co-located in the Carassius gibelio isolate Cgi1373 ecotype wild population from Czech Republic chromosome A9, carGib1.2-hapl.c, whole genome shotgun sequence genome:
- the LOC128020301 gene encoding nuclear receptor subfamily 4 group A member 2-like, which translates to MPCVQAQNGSSPQGASPASQSYSYHTSGEYSCDFLTPEFVKFSMDLTNTEITAATTSLPSFSTFMDNYNTCYDVKPPCLYQVPHSGEQSSIKVEELQMHTYHQQSEEMMAHSGPMYFKPSSPHAPGTANFQVQPSHMWDDPSSLHTFHQNYMTTHMIDQRKNPVSRLSLFSFKHSPPGTPVSSCQMRFEGPFHVSMGHDSPGAHRAMESQRFAVPSAIRKQAGIAFTHSLQLSHGHQLMDSQVPSPPSRGSPSSEGLCAVCGDNAACQHYGVRTCEGCKGFFKRTVQKNAKYVCLANKNCPVDKRRRNRCQYCRFQKCLVVGMVKEVVRTANLKGRRGRLPSKPKSPQESSPPSPPVSLISALVRAHVDSNPSMRSLDYTRFQANPDYQLSGDDTQHIQQFYDLLTGSMEIIRGWAEKIPGFTDLPKPDQDLLFESAFLELFVLRLAYRSNPMEGKLIFCNGAVLHRLQCVRGFGEWIDSIVEFSSNLQNMNLDISAFSCIAALAMVTERHGLKEPKRVEDLQNKIVNCLKDQVTFNGGGLNRPNYLSKLLGKLPELRTLCTQGLQRIFYLKLEDLVPPPAIIDKLFLDTLPF; encoded by the exons ATGCCCTGCGTCCAGGCTCAGAATGGCTCGTCCCCGCAGGGCGCGAGTCCTGCGTCTCAGAGCTACAGTTACCACACCAGCGGAGAATACAGCTGCGATTTCCTCACGCCAGAGTTTGTGAAGTTCAGCATGGATTTGACCAATACCGAGATCACCGCCGCCACCACCTCTCTGCCAAGCTTCAGCACCTTCATGGACAACTACAACACCTGTTATGACGTAAAGCCGCCTTGTCTTTACCAGGTGCCCCATTCTGGAGAACAGTCCTCTATCAAAGTGGAGGAACTCCAGATGCACACATACCATCAGCAGTCAGAGGAGATGATGGCTCACTCCGGGCCTATGTACTTCAAACCGTCCTCACCTCACGCTCCAGGAACGGCCAACTTCCAGGTTCAGCCCAGTCATATGTGGGATGACCCAAGCTCCCTGCACACTTTTCATCAGAACTATATGACCACACATATGATAGATCAGCGCAAAAACCCAGTGTCCAGGCTCTCCCTCTTCTCCTTCAAACATTCTCCACCCGGAACCCCTGTTTCCAGCTGTCAGATGCGCTTTGAGGGACCTTTCCATGTGTCCATGGGGCACGACAGTCCTGGAGCGCACAGAGCAATGGAAAGCCAGAGATTCGCAGTGCCCAGTGCCATCAGGAAACAGGCGGGAATCGCTTTCACGCACTCCCTGCAGCTCAGTCACGGCCATCAACTGATGGACAGTCAGGTGCCGTCACCCCCGTCAAGAGGATCTCCGTCCAGCGAAGGTTTGTGCGCGGTGTGTGGGGACAACGCGGCTTGTCAGCACTATGGAGTCCGAACGTGTGAAGGGTGCAAAGGATTCTTcaag aGAACAGTACAGAAGAATGCCAAATATGTCTGTTTAGCCAATAAAAACTGTCCTGTGGATAAACGCCGGAGAAACAGATGTCAGTATTGCCGATTTCAGAAGTGCCTGGTGGTCGGAATGGTGAAAGAAG TTGTTCGGACCGCCAACTTAAAGGGTCGGCGAGGCCGTTTACCCTCCAAACCCAAAAGTCCGCAGGAGTCTTCGCCCCCCTCTCCGCCCGTCAGTTTGATCAGCGCTCTGGTCAGGGCTCATGTGGACTCCAACCCTTCTATGAGGAGCCTCGACTACACCAGA TTCCAAGCCAACCCGGACTACCAACTGAGTGGAGATGACACACAGCACATCCAGCAGTTCTACGACCTCCTCACCGGATCCATGGAAATCATCCGCGGATGGGCAGAAAAGATTCCCGGGTTCACCGACCTGCCTAAACCGGACCAGGACTTGCTGTTCGAGTCTGCCTTCCTGGAGCTCTTCGTGTTGCGCCTGGCGTACAG GTCCAACCCGATGGAAGGCAAACTCATCTTCTGTAACGGAGCGGTGCTGCACAGGCTGCAGTGCGTCCGTGGATTTGGCGAGTGGATTGACTCTATAGTGGAATTCTCGTCTAATCTCCAGAACATGAATTTAGACATATCTGCTTTCTCATGCATCGCCGCCTTAGCCATGGTCACAG agaGACACGGACTGAAAGAACCCAAGAGAGTGGAGGACCTTCAAAACAAGATAGTAAACTGTCTGAAAGACCAAGTCACGTTCAACGGAGGCGGCTTGAATCGTCCAAACTATTTGTCCAAACTGTTGGGTAAACTTCCCGAACTTCGCACACTGTGCACACAGGGTCTGCAGCGCATCTTCTACCTAAAACTAGAAGACCTGGTCCCACCGCCAGCAATAATCGACAAACTGTTTCTTGACACTTTGCCCTTTTAA